A single genomic interval of uncultured Sunxiuqinia sp. harbors:
- a CDS encoding LamG domain-containing protein produces MNRLSQSYLILTIIFAITPPTYSQAQSNSMVNGSELSWNMADLLKADFSLVTIWGSPETIKSPFGRAVFFDGVDDAIFLYPLPLSNLSSYTVEAIFKPSSKSNFEQRFVHIGEGSDNRMLFEIRATETDWYFDAYLKSGKDDIALIDPNILHPIDQWYHVALVVNKGQLTTYVNHDKELQGKIEMVPIVSGQTSIGVRQNKVSWFKGAIYKVRISPHVLSPEDFLSIDR; encoded by the coding sequence ATGAACCGATTATCTCAAAGCTATCTTATTCTAACTATTATTTTTGCTATTACGCCTCCAACGTATTCTCAAGCCCAAAGCAATTCTATGGTCAATGGTTCCGAACTAAGTTGGAATATGGCTGACCTTCTTAAAGCTGATTTTTCACTTGTTACCATTTGGGGATCTCCCGAGACAATCAAAAGCCCCTTTGGTAGAGCAGTATTTTTTGATGGGGTTGATGATGCGATTTTTTTATACCCTCTACCATTGTCCAATTTATCCAGCTATACCGTCGAAGCAATATTTAAACCTTCTAGTAAAAGTAATTTTGAGCAGCGGTTTGTACATATTGGTGAGGGTTCTGATAACCGAATGCTATTTGAAATTCGTGCTACGGAAACTGACTGGTATTTTGATGCCTACCTGAAGAGTGGTAAAGACGATATTGCATTAATTGACCCAAATATATTACATCCAATCGATCAGTGGTATCATGTGGCTTTAGTGGTGAACAAGGGGCAACTGACCACCTACGTCAATCATGATAAAGAATTGCAAGGGAAAATCGAAATGGTGCCTATAGTCTCAGGGCAAACCTCCATCGGAGTTCGACAAAACAAAGTTTCCTGGTTTAAGGGAGCTATATATAAAGTTCGAATAAGCCCTCATGTATTAAGCCCAGAAGACTTCTTGTCAATCGATAGGTGA
- a CDS encoding pectate lyase — MNTKKIYAVIAFVLLTAFQLVTAQNTKIKEQIELTMLNATRFMVDEVSYNGGYVWYYLPDFSRRWGEMEAYKTMIWVQSPGTVTMGDSFLDAYEITGDSYYYEAAKKVAAALVWGQSHQGGWNYMIDFGGDRSLKKWYNTIGKNGWRLEEFQHYYGNSTFDDGVTSGAARYLLRMYMTKLDPTYKPALDKAINFILKSQYPLGGWPQRYPLKFDYSKNGNPDYSSYYTLNDDVTWDNIQFLIQSYVLLGEQRFLDPIRRAMNFYLVAQDGSGGWSQQLNMELKAASARTYEPAGLLPSATFKNCMLLLKFYEFSGERKFLLAIPPAIEWLEQNQLPEDQTLEGKYTHPAFIDPETGDPIYVHRTGSNVKYGHYYTDQNDEKLLRHYGGKTYIPLDFLKEEYKRIASLSPDEAIANSPLNESGEYGIEILKGLTEQRSIRDRNGSLKKRVDEIIQSLDNEGRWLVEHAMVSHPYIGEGQKIKQTDEFRSTMVGDDSDTSPYLDETDQMYISTRQYIRNMELLMEYLKKEN, encoded by the coding sequence ATGAACACTAAAAAAATATATGCGGTAATTGCATTCGTTCTGTTGACTGCATTTCAATTAGTAACAGCCCAAAACACTAAAATAAAAGAACAAATAGAGTTAACCATGCTAAACGCGACCCGCTTTATGGTTGACGAAGTAAGTTATAATGGTGGATATGTATGGTACTATCTACCCGATTTTTCTCGCCGTTGGGGTGAAATGGAGGCCTACAAAACCATGATTTGGGTCCAAAGTCCTGGAACCGTGACGATGGGGGATTCCTTTCTGGATGCTTACGAAATAACAGGCGATTCGTATTATTATGAAGCCGCAAAGAAAGTTGCAGCAGCTCTTGTTTGGGGACAGAGCCATCAAGGAGGATGGAATTACATGATTGATTTTGGGGGCGACCGTTCGCTGAAAAAATGGTATAACACCATTGGTAAAAATGGCTGGCGGCTCGAAGAATTTCAACATTACTACGGCAACAGTACGTTCGACGATGGAGTGACCTCCGGAGCAGCCCGATATTTGCTTCGTATGTACATGACCAAGCTCGACCCCACCTATAAACCAGCTCTAGATAAGGCGATCAATTTTATTCTTAAAAGCCAATATCCCTTGGGGGGCTGGCCGCAAAGATATCCGTTGAAATTTGATTATAGTAAAAATGGAAATCCGGACTATTCATCCTATTATACGCTCAATGATGATGTGACCTGGGACAATATCCAGTTTCTGATTCAAAGTTATGTACTGCTAGGAGAACAACGATTTTTAGATCCGATCAGGCGGGCAATGAATTTTTATCTTGTTGCTCAGGATGGCAGCGGTGGTTGGAGTCAACAACTCAACATGGAGCTGAAAGCTGCAAGCGCAAGGACCTATGAGCCGGCAGGTCTTTTGCCTTCGGCGACGTTTAAAAACTGCATGCTTCTTCTCAAGTTTTATGAATTTTCCGGCGAAAGAAAATTTTTACTCGCAATTCCACCAGCTATTGAGTGGCTCGAACAGAACCAACTTCCTGAAGATCAAACGCTGGAAGGAAAATATACACATCCTGCTTTTATCGATCCCGAAACTGGTGATCCCATTTATGTGCATCGTACAGGTTCCAATGTAAAATACGGGCACTATTATACCGACCAAAATGATGAAAAGTTGTTGCGCCATTATGGTGGGAAAACCTACATTCCTCTTGATTTTTTAAAGGAGGAATACAAAAGAATCGCTTCTTTATCGCCTGATGAAGCCATTGCGAACTCGCCACTAAATGAATCAGGAGAATATGGGATTGAGATTTTGAAAGGCTTAACGGAACAAAGAAGTATTAGAGATCGCAACGGTTCATTGAAAAAACGCGTTGATGAAATTATTCAGTCGTTGGATAATGAAGGCCGATGGTTAGTAGAACACGCAATGGTAAGCCATCCGTACATTGGAGAAGGTCAGAAGATAAAGCAAACAGACGAATTTCGGTCCACGATGGTTGGCGATGACTCGGATACTTCCCCTTATCTTGATGAGACTGATCAAATGTATATTTCAACACGCCAATACATTCGGAATATGGAATTGTTGATGGAGTACCTTAAAAAAGAGAATTGA
- a CDS encoding DUF6298 domain-containing protein, giving the protein MKQKTGKLLLLILFLMHVIDQSGFAHFKTTSDSPIHITSDGKLEYKLNEKGDRVPDFSYCGFNASESSIPNVPVKVIVPSSEQDATVLIQSAIDYVSALPIDENGFRGTVLLEKGTYHIEGSLKIRASGVVLRGSGSQEDGTTLLGAGVGRETLIQVVGIDNKHGLDTTELANRYFPVNTSELSFEDGHAFKVGDRVVVNRPSTQKWIESIGADKIGIYVDYPLTKWDAGDFDLNWDRTVVGVTSNSIQLDAPLTNSIDPQFGGGKVIKYEWEGRISHVGIENLRCVSAFDESNKKDENHRWMAITMENIQDGWVRRVVAENFVSSVVAIWETASRVTVEDCKSLSPVGEIGNYRRYAFQTLGQQILFQRCYAEYAYHAFSVGFTTPGPNAFVQCYSYLPYNFSGVVGGWSSGILFDKMTIDGGNINFAFRDVDGQGGGWAAANSLCWQCRAAQIHLDAPPQAQNWAFASWAQGYGSGHHELQHTFVKPESIYYAQLEARTGKKSKEEQKILVYDSGETTAPTPELSARNSERSKIPDLTMDGWIDQMIEKYHIQNYVSLDKRWTKSNGKEWDDSDKPAISASITNGWITIAGEVATGGRDRTSLWRGSTRPSYVKKAIPNLTRFVPGRYGRGLTDQIDTLVLDMQRAGTLVLMHYPSLWYERRRDDHARTRRADADVWAPFFEQPFSRSGLGEAFDRLSKYDLNKWNPWYWMRLKRFADLADQNGLLFIQEHYLQHNIIEEGAHWVDYPWRSANNINELGFAENPHYAGDKRVYMAEEFYDTTHVVRKKYHKQYIRKSLDEFKNNTNVIHHLGLEYTGPLHFVEFWLDVIAEWEKENNQDVLVMLPGTKDVQDAILADSKRSKIVDIVDVIQWQYRDDGSLYAPMGGVSLAPRQYLRIMDVGETSFDQIYRAVSEFRCLYPSKAIVYSRRHNKLENWAVFLGGGSLEMISVTDDSFLKNAIEMSPLANKKDDVAQYALGKKGAGYIVYSKSTYLQIDLTDDSTTYLVNWVNPLTGELLKSKTEITGGKMITLKAPFKGDAVCWLKMK; this is encoded by the coding sequence ATGAAACAAAAAACCGGAAAACTCCTATTATTAATTCTATTTTTAATGCACGTCATTGATCAATCAGGATTTGCTCATTTTAAAACAACTTCTGATTCTCCGATTCATATTACGTCGGATGGAAAGTTGGAGTATAAATTAAATGAAAAGGGAGATCGGGTGCCCGACTTTTCCTATTGTGGATTTAATGCTTCGGAAAGTTCCATTCCTAATGTTCCTGTAAAAGTTATCGTGCCGTCATCTGAACAGGATGCTACGGTATTAATTCAGTCTGCCATTGACTATGTCTCTGCTTTACCGATTGACGAAAACGGTTTTCGCGGAACAGTTCTTTTGGAAAAAGGTACTTACCATATTGAAGGGAGCCTGAAAATTAGAGCTTCAGGTGTAGTGTTAAGAGGGAGTGGTTCTCAGGAGGACGGGACAACTTTATTAGGAGCAGGAGTTGGTCGCGAAACCTTAATTCAGGTTGTAGGGATAGATAACAAGCACGGGCTTGACACAACGGAATTGGCAAATCGCTATTTCCCGGTTAATACCAGTGAGTTGTCTTTTGAAGATGGTCATGCTTTTAAAGTTGGAGACCGTGTTGTTGTTAACAGACCTTCAACCCAAAAATGGATTGAAAGTATTGGAGCTGATAAAATTGGGATTTATGTGGATTATCCGCTGACTAAATGGGATGCAGGCGATTTCGATTTAAATTGGGATCGAACGGTTGTCGGTGTCACTTCAAACTCAATTCAACTAGATGCTCCATTAACCAATTCGATTGATCCTCAATTTGGTGGCGGGAAAGTAATCAAATATGAATGGGAAGGCCGAATCAGTCATGTCGGAATTGAGAACTTGCGATGTGTTTCAGCGTTCGACGAGTCCAATAAAAAGGATGAAAATCATCGTTGGATGGCCATCACAATGGAGAATATTCAAGATGGATGGGTGCGTAGAGTCGTGGCTGAGAACTTTGTGAGTTCGGTGGTGGCAATTTGGGAAACAGCTAGCCGCGTTACGGTTGAAGACTGCAAGTCGCTCTCTCCGGTTGGTGAGATTGGTAACTACAGACGGTATGCATTTCAAACCTTAGGACAGCAAATACTTTTTCAGCGCTGTTATGCCGAATATGCCTATCATGCTTTTTCAGTAGGGTTTACGACTCCCGGACCAAATGCTTTTGTGCAATGTTATTCCTATCTACCTTACAATTTCAGTGGAGTCGTTGGTGGTTGGTCATCGGGTATTTTGTTCGATAAAATGACGATTGACGGAGGCAACATCAATTTCGCCTTTCGCGATGTCGATGGGCAGGGTGGTGGATGGGCTGCTGCCAACTCACTTTGCTGGCAATGCCGGGCAGCTCAAATTCATTTAGATGCTCCTCCGCAAGCTCAAAACTGGGCTTTCGCAAGCTGGGCGCAAGGTTATGGTAGCGGGCATCATGAGTTACAACATACCTTCGTGAAACCGGAAAGCATTTATTATGCGCAACTCGAAGCCCGAACCGGTAAAAAGTCGAAAGAGGAGCAAAAGATATTGGTTTACGATTCCGGAGAAACAACAGCCCCAACTCCCGAATTGTCTGCAAGAAACAGTGAACGATCGAAAATTCCGGATCTGACAATGGATGGGTGGATTGATCAAATGATAGAAAAGTATCATATTCAAAACTATGTTTCATTGGATAAACGTTGGACAAAAAGCAACGGCAAAGAATGGGATGATTCTGACAAACCAGCAATTTCGGCATCAATTACAAATGGATGGATTACCATTGCGGGCGAAGTTGCAACAGGAGGGAGAGACCGCACATCGCTTTGGCGCGGATCAACACGTCCGAGCTACGTAAAAAAAGCTATTCCAAATTTAACTCGTTTTGTTCCCGGTCGGTATGGACGAGGGTTAACTGATCAGATCGACACGCTGGTTTTAGATATGCAAAGGGCCGGGACGCTCGTTCTGATGCATTATCCGAGCTTATGGTACGAACGCCGTCGCGATGATCATGCCCGCACGCGAAGAGCAGATGCGGATGTCTGGGCTCCGTTTTTTGAACAACCTTTTAGCCGAAGTGGCCTTGGCGAAGCCTTCGATCGCCTGAGCAAATACGACTTGAACAAATGGAACCCCTGGTACTGGATGCGACTCAAAAGATTTGCAGATTTGGCTGATCAAAATGGATTGCTCTTCATTCAGGAACATTACCTGCAGCACAACATTATTGAAGAAGGGGCTCATTGGGTTGATTACCCATGGCGATCGGCAAATAATATCAATGAACTGGGCTTTGCTGAAAATCCGCATTATGCAGGCGATAAACGCGTTTACATGGCCGAGGAGTTTTACGATACAACCCATGTGGTTCGTAAAAAATATCATAAGCAATATATCCGTAAAAGCCTAGATGAATTTAAAAACAATACGAACGTGATTCATCATTTGGGCTTGGAATACACCGGTCCGTTGCATTTTGTTGAGTTTTGGCTGGATGTTATTGCGGAGTGGGAAAAGGAGAATAACCAAGATGTGCTCGTTATGCTTCCAGGAACAAAGGATGTACAGGATGCGATTTTAGCAGATTCGAAACGCTCAAAAATTGTTGATATTGTAGATGTCATTCAATGGCAATATCGGGATGATGGTAGTTTGTATGCACCGATGGGAGGCGTAAGTTTGGCGCCTCGTCAATATCTGAGGATTATGGATGTCGGTGAAACTTCATTTGATCAGATCTACCGCGCTGTAAGTGAATTCAGATGTTTGTATCCGTCCAAAGCGATCGTGTATTCGCGAAGACATAATAAACTGGAGAATTGGGCCGTCTTTCTGGGAGGAGGCTCTTTAGAGATGATCTCTGTGACCGATGATTCTTTCTTGAAAAACGCCATTGAAATGAGCCCTTTGGCGAACAAAAAAGATGATGTTGCTCAATATGCGCTAGGCAAAAAAGGGGCAGGCTACATTGTTTATAGTAAGTCTACATATCTGCAAATTGATTTAACAGATGACTCAACGACTTATCTCGTTAATTGGGTCAATCCTCTGACAGGTGAATTACTGAAAAGTAAAACGGAGATTACAGGCGGAAAGATGATCACCTTAAAAGCTCCTTTTAAAGGGGACGCTGTTTGTTGGCTGAAAATGAAATAA
- a CDS encoding acetylxylan esterase, with protein sequence MNRRIQLEKLIVVLIIIGGFALNVRGQARFNSLPWRMSTAYNKYLIREVHRQYSGRELHFREASASKASMIKYRDECIERYKKIIGNFPEKAALNAQIIGSSQYDGFRIEKIIFESIPNRFVTANMYLPDGDGPFAAVVKLCGHGLGGKIPASQAAILCARNGIATLVVDPIGQGERIQFVDADSKAQTRGATTEHTLLNSGANLLGASLAAYEFWDNHRAVDYLVSRTDIDKTRIGAFGSSGGGTQTSYLVGLDDRIQVATVCSYFSKRERVLELDGPSDGCQHIPYEGREQLEIADFVLMMAPKPVLIMSGKYDFVDYWGATQAFDELKLAYTALEVPEKVSLFTIENGHGMPKPKREAMVSWFRRWMFQDTIAVKETDQPNIPAADLQCTPTGQVITSISGNVSIPEYHLKLANEYEAERDDFLQKYNAEVSQKVMEILGISLPNEEIEVEQTGLINSRNYDLIKYQIVRRGQMPIPCIVVKPETIDPESPVVLYLNEGGKNEILSDETTLSSFVNQHQILICADLRGFGETADPLSLNDTKYWNREYRNAMTSMHIGKPIVGQRVIDIFSLLDFCKSNSLLASHPVQLKANGGYGPAAIHATFLDSRIENTEVFRSVKSYVEYLENTMQRDVYSNVLYGVLNYYDLADLIKLSGGRTRFID encoded by the coding sequence ATGAATAGAAGAATTCAGCTTGAAAAACTAATTGTCGTTTTGATCATTATAGGCGGGTTTGCCTTAAATGTAAGAGGGCAAGCAAGATTCAATTCGCTTCCATGGCGAATGAGTACAGCATACAATAAATATCTGATACGTGAAGTTCATCGTCAATATTCAGGTCGGGAACTTCATTTTAGAGAGGCGTCTGCATCAAAGGCTTCTATGATTAAATATCGGGATGAATGTATTGAACGATACAAAAAAATTATTGGCAATTTTCCTGAGAAGGCAGCTTTAAACGCCCAAATTATAGGAAGCTCACAGTATGATGGTTTTCGTATTGAAAAAATCATCTTTGAAAGTATTCCCAATCGATTTGTAACCGCCAATATGTATTTGCCAGATGGTGATGGCCCATTTGCGGCGGTGGTTAAACTTTGTGGTCATGGATTGGGCGGTAAAATACCTGCATCGCAAGCAGCTATCCTTTGTGCTAGGAATGGAATTGCCACCTTGGTTGTCGATCCGATTGGTCAGGGCGAGCGAATACAGTTTGTGGATGCAGACAGCAAGGCACAAACGCGTGGTGCAACAACCGAACATACCTTGCTGAACAGTGGAGCCAATTTACTGGGGGCCAGCCTGGCAGCTTATGAGTTTTGGGATAATCACAGGGCCGTCGATTACTTGGTTAGCCGCACTGATATTGATAAAACACGGATTGGTGCGTTTGGTAGTTCGGGTGGCGGCACTCAAACCAGTTACCTGGTTGGGCTGGACGACCGTATTCAGGTTGCTACTGTTTGCAGCTACTTCTCAAAAAGAGAAAGGGTGTTGGAGTTGGATGGCCCATCCGACGGATGTCAGCACATTCCATACGAAGGAAGGGAACAATTGGAAATCGCTGACTTTGTGTTGATGATGGCTCCAAAGCCGGTTCTCATTATGTCGGGGAAATATGATTTTGTTGACTACTGGGGAGCCACTCAAGCGTTTGATGAACTCAAATTAGCCTATACTGCGCTGGAAGTTCCTGAAAAAGTTAGTTTATTTACAATTGAAAACGGACATGGAATGCCAAAACCCAAGCGAGAAGCAATGGTTAGCTGGTTTCGCCGATGGATGTTTCAGGATACGATAGCGGTGAAAGAGACTGATCAGCCCAATATTCCCGCGGCTGATTTACAATGCACTCCGACAGGGCAAGTTATCACTTCCATCTCTGGCAATGTCTCCATTCCTGAATATCATTTAAAGTTGGCCAACGAATATGAGGCTGAGCGAGACGATTTTCTTCAGAAATATAATGCAGAAGTCAGTCAAAAGGTAATGGAAATCCTCGGCATCAGTTTGCCCAATGAAGAAATTGAGGTGGAACAAACCGGCTTGATTAATAGTCGAAATTACGATCTGATCAAGTATCAGATTGTGCGTAGAGGGCAAATGCCTATTCCTTGCATCGTTGTTAAACCCGAAACAATAGATCCGGAAAGTCCGGTTGTTCTTTATTTGAACGAAGGGGGTAAAAATGAAATTTTGAGCGATGAAACCACCCTCAGTTCATTTGTCAATCAACATCAGATATTGATATGTGCTGATTTGCGTGGATTTGGCGAAACTGCCGATCCTCTTTCTTTAAACGATACAAAATACTGGAATCGCGAATATCGAAATGCGATGACTAGCATGCATATTGGCAAGCCAATTGTTGGTCAGCGAGTAATTGACATTTTCTCATTGCTTGATTTTTGCAAGTCTAACTCTTTGTTGGCCAGTCATCCGGTTCAGCTAAAAGCGAATGGAGGCTACGGGCCTGCTGCTATTCATGCAACGTTTCTTGATTCGCGAATTGAAAATACTGAGGTGTTTAGATCGGTGAAATCATATGTTGAATATCTTGAAAATACAATGCAACGCGATGTTTATTCAAATGTTTTATATGGTGTTTTGAACTACTATGATTTAGCTGATTTGATTAAGCTCTCGGGCGGACGAACCAGGTTTATTGATTGA
- a CDS encoding family 43 glycosylhydrolase, with amino-acid sequence MKWNTLLLLVALMGTFLFCSQSTQKEKNDQMEEGSYYENPVLGGDYPDPSVVRVGDDFYMTHSSFDYYPGLLVWHSTDLIHWKRISHALTAYVGSVWAPDLIEHEGKYYIYFPAGGTNWVVTASSPEGPWSEPIDLKLPGFIDPGHVVGPDGNRYLCLSKGYVVKLTDNGLATEGDPVHNYDGWEFPASWSTECFCLESPKSTVKDGYYHLITAEGGTAGPATSHMVVSARAKSPFGPFENSPYNPIAHTESRSERWWSQGHGTLVDDAEGNWWMIYHGYEKHFHTLGRQTLMLPIEWTEDNWFRVPEGVNSADKIQLPAGDESADGTGLSDDFNRDTLGLQWQFFKLYEPGRVRLLGGELVLRAAGNSFDESSPLLVNSSDRKYEVQVEYTIDEGVTAGLCLFYNEKGNMRIAVNEDRFTVYNQRNAKIREENTLGNHGYLRILFDENEVSFYFSADGQQWNRVERTLEVSGFNHNVFGEFLSLRAGLYAFGKGQVRFDNFIYNQL; translated from the coding sequence ATGAAATGGAATACACTTTTACTTCTGGTAGCATTGATGGGGACTTTCTTATTTTGCAGTCAGTCAACTCAAAAGGAAAAGAATGATCAAATGGAAGAGGGGAGTTATTACGAAAATCCGGTTTTAGGAGGTGATTATCCTGATCCGTCAGTTGTTCGGGTGGGCGATGATTTTTACATGACTCATTCATCATTTGATTATTATCCGGGATTGTTAGTCTGGCATTCAACAGATCTGATTCATTGGAAAAGAATCAGTCATGCGCTGACAGCATATGTCGGCTCTGTTTGGGCTCCGGATTTAATAGAGCATGAGGGCAAATATTATATCTACTTTCCAGCAGGTGGAACGAACTGGGTAGTTACAGCATCTTCGCCCGAAGGTCCGTGGTCTGAACCAATCGACTTAAAATTGCCGGGCTTTATTGATCCGGGTCATGTTGTCGGACCAGATGGCAATCGTTATTTATGTCTATCGAAAGGGTATGTTGTAAAACTGACAGATAATGGTTTAGCAACCGAGGGTGATCCGGTACATAATTATGACGGATGGGAATTTCCCGCCAGTTGGAGTACCGAGTGCTTTTGCCTGGAGTCTCCGAAATCAACGGTGAAAGATGGTTATTATCATTTAATTACCGCCGAAGGAGGAACTGCCGGTCCTGCAACTTCACACATGGTTGTTTCTGCTCGCGCCAAATCTCCTTTTGGACCATTCGAAAATTCACCGTATAATCCAATTGCGCATACTGAAAGTCGGTCAGAAAGATGGTGGAGCCAGGGACATGGCACATTAGTTGACGATGCTGAAGGAAATTGGTGGATGATATATCATGGCTACGAAAAGCACTTTCATACATTGGGCCGTCAAACACTTATGCTACCTATTGAATGGACGGAGGACAATTGGTTTCGAGTTCCGGAAGGTGTAAATAGTGCCGATAAAATTCAACTACCGGCCGGTGACGAATCAGCAGATGGAACAGGGTTGTCTGATGATTTTAATCGTGATACACTCGGCTTACAATGGCAGTTTTTTAAGTTGTATGAGCCTGGTCGTGTTCGCTTGCTTGGTGGTGAACTGGTATTGAGAGCAGCAGGTAATTCCTTTGATGAGAGTTCGCCATTGTTGGTCAATTCATCCGATCGTAAATATGAGGTTCAGGTTGAATACACGATTGATGAAGGTGTAACTGCTGGCCTTTGCTTGTTTTATAATGAGAAAGGAAATATGCGTATTGCTGTGAATGAAGATCGATTTACGGTTTACAATCAGAGAAATGCAAAAATACGAGAAGAGAACACCTTGGGGAATCATGGTTATTTGAGAATCCTATTTGATGAAAATGAAGTCAGCTTTTATTTCAGTGCTGATGGGCAGCAATGGAACAGAGTTGAGCGTACCCTTGAAGTCAGCGGTTTCAACCACAACGTATTTGGCGAGTTTCTTAGCCTTCGTGCCGGATTATATGCATTTGGCAAAGGTCAGGTACGTTTTGATAATTTTATTTATAACCAACTATAA
- the pelA gene encoding pectate lyase, producing MKVVLVFLLLIGSLSYASKQDKNEKGAFDLLPFRSSSGHWYGIKDKENIINPLPDQKRYDDIQITEIADNMLLYQRENGGWPKNYDMQAILTEEQKHRLLETKDELHTTFDNGTSYTQVDYLAKVYTATEIKKYKEACIDGFQFILDAQYDNGGWPQYYPLQDNYSRHITFNDGAYLGIMNLLKKVVNDNSDFEFIEGAMRKQIETAYKKGLECILDCQIVDQGRLTAWCQQHDEVTLEPAWARAFEPPSICNGESVSIVLLLMDIENPDQEVINAIQGAVKWFADSKIYNTRVETFDAPAMESKYKTITKDRRVVHDPTAPPIWTRYYELETERPLFCDRNSEFLYSMAEVSRERRVGYAWYIDAPQRALNKYPKWLERVRNAENVLEE from the coding sequence ATGAAAGTTGTTTTGGTTTTTCTATTATTAATTGGGAGTTTATCTTACGCATCAAAACAGGATAAAAATGAAAAAGGGGCCTTTGATCTGCTTCCTTTTCGAAGCAGCAGCGGTCATTGGTACGGTATAAAAGATAAAGAAAACATCATTAATCCGTTGCCTGACCAGAAACGGTACGACGATATTCAAATTACAGAGATTGCTGATAATATGCTGCTTTATCAGCGTGAAAACGGTGGATGGCCTAAAAATTACGATATGCAGGCTATTTTAACAGAAGAACAAAAACACCGCTTGTTGGAAACCAAGGATGAACTCCACACGACATTCGACAATGGAACATCGTATACGCAGGTCGATTATTTGGCTAAAGTTTATACGGCAACAGAAATAAAAAAATATAAAGAGGCTTGTATAGATGGGTTTCAATTTATTTTGGATGCGCAATACGATAATGGGGGCTGGCCTCAGTATTATCCTTTGCAAGATAATTATAGCCGCCATATTACCTTTAACGATGGCGCATACCTTGGAATTATGAACCTTTTAAAGAAGGTGGTCAATGATAACTCCGATTTCGAGTTTATCGAAGGAGCAATGAGGAAACAGATTGAAACAGCTTATAAAAAGGGGCTTGAATGTATTTTGGATTGTCAGATTGTTGATCAGGGCAGGTTGACGGCCTGGTGCCAGCAGCATGACGAGGTGACCCTCGAACCTGCATGGGCAAGGGCTTTTGAACCACCATCCATTTGCAATGGTGAAAGTGTTTCGATTGTTCTTTTGCTAATGGATATTGAAAATCCGGATCAGGAAGTTATCAATGCAATTCAAGGTGCTGTAAAATGGTTTGCCGATTCTAAAATATATAATACACGTGTTGAAACATTCGATGCCCCCGCGATGGAATCAAAATACAAAACGATTACGAAAGATCGAAGAGTGGTTCATGATCCCACTGCTCCGCCTATTTGGACACGCTATTACGAGTTGGAAACAGAGCGACCTTTGTTTTGCGATCGAAATAGTGAATTTCTTTATTCCATGGCTGAGGTAAGTCGCGAACGACGTGTTGGATACGCGTGGTATATCGATGCACCACAACGTGCGTTAAACAAGTATCCGAAATGGCTTGAGCGAGTAAGAAATGCCGAAAATGTGCTAGAGGAATAA